Below is a genomic region from Deinococcus koreensis.
CTTCTGCTCGTCCGTCAGGTAGCAGGTCTCGATGATCACCTTCAGCACGTGAGCGGGAATCGCCTCACGCACCGCGCGGACATCGGCCTCGACCTCGTCCCAGCGGTTCGCCAGCGCCGCGCCGATGTGGATGACCATGTCCACCTCGTCGGCGCCCGCCTGCACGCTCATGGCCGCCTCGGCCGCCTTCTGGGCCGGGCTGACCGCGCCCAGCGGAAAGCCGCAGACGGTGGCGATCTTCACGTCGCTGCCTGAGAGTTCAGCCTTCGCCAGCGGCACGTACACGGGATTGAGGCACACGGCGTAGAAGCTGTGCTCGCGCGCCTCGGCGCACAGCACCCGGATATCGGCGGCGGTGGCGGTGGCTTTCAGCAGGGTGTGGTCGATGTATGGGGCGAGCTTCACGCCCCCCAGCATACGCATCCGGACTTGAGAACGCACAACCGTCTAAAGATGCACGGCGTCTGGGTGGCACGGCGTCTGAATGGGGCAGCGCCTCCGACCCGGATCGGCGCCGGGCGTTCTGCACCCCCGGCCCCTGCGTTACCCTGACCGCATGACCTCCCCCGCCGTCGGCACTCCCTTCCCCGACTTCACTCTCCAGGACGCCCAGGGCCAGCCGCGCCAGCTCTCCGGCTACCTCGGGCAGTACGTGGTGCTCTACGCCTACCCCAAGGACGACACGCCCGGCTGCACCAAAGAAGCCTGCGATTTCCGCGACAACGCCCTGCTCAAGTCCCACGGCGCCGCCATCCTGGGCATCAGCGCCGACGACGCCGAGAGCCACCAGAGCTTCGCCGAGAAGTACAGCCTGCCCTTCCCCCTGCTGAGCGATCCCGGCGCGGCCTACCTGGAGAGCATCGGGGCCTACGGCGACAAGAACATGTACGGCAAGGTCGTCCGGGGGATCAAACGCCAGACCTTCCTGATCGGCCCGGACGGCCGCCTGGTGAAAGCCTGGCTGGCCGTGCAGGTCGAGGGGCACGCCGACGCCGTGGCCGCCGCCATCGAGAAAGACCGGGCCGGCGGGGAGAGCCCCAGCCGTGGCTGATCTGGAAACCCTGAAAAAGGAGGCGGCGCTGCGGGCCGTGGATCTGGTGCAGAGCGGGATGCGGGTGGGCCTGGGCACCGGCAGCACGGCGAAATACGCCATCGAAGAGCTCGGCCGACGGGTTCAGGCCGGTGAACTCACGGGCATCGTGGGCGTGGCGACCTCGGAGGCCAGCGACACCCTGGCGCGGCAGGTGGGCCTGCGGGTCGAGGTGCTCGATCCCCGCGCGCTGGACATCGCCATTGACGGCGCGGACGAGGTCGCTCCCAATCTCGATCTGATCAAGGGCCTGGGCGGCGCGCTGCTGCGCGAGAAACTGACCGAGGTGCAGGCGCGGCGGCTGATCATCATCGCCGACCACACCAAGGTGGTGAACCGGCTGGGCGAGAAGGCCCCGCTGCCGGTCGAGATCGCCGCCTTCGGCTTCCTGAGCACCATCGAGCGTCTGCGCGCGCAACTGCCCGGCGGCCGCCTGAGACAGCCCGGCGCCCAGCCCTTCCTGACCGACAACGGCAACTACATCTACGACGCGCAGCTGCCCGGCGCCATCGACCCGCCCACCCTGGAGCGGCAGCTCAAGGGCACGCTGGGCGTGGTGGACACGGGCTTCTTCCTGGGCATGGCCGAACGGGCGTTCGTGGCCTCGCCGGACGGCGTGAGTGAACTGACCCGGCCTTGAAGCCGGTGCCCGTACTCCAGCACCCGGAACCGTGATGGCCGGAGCCGGCGGCCTGGGCGCCCCAGCTGTTCCCGTCCCACCCGCCCTGCACCGTCACATGCTGTCCCCGGTCAAGCTGCGGCTCTGCGTCCGACGAGTGTGTGCAGCGTCAACCGACACGTCAGGGCTCGAAACCGGCCTGGACTTATCCGCCGCTTACCTTCCCCCTCAGCCCAAGCCTCTCCCCCAGCGGCTCCTCCGAGTCCCGCGAGGGGAGGGGGAGCGAAGGCATAACAATTGATCGGTTGACGCTCTACGAAAGCCCCTGATCCCTCGCCAGCGCCTCCAGTTGCGTGCGGAAGACCTGCTCGTCCTGGGTGGGCAGCTCGCAGGCGCGGTTCACGCACACGTAGGCCCGGCCCCCGCCCGGCCGGGCTTCCAGCACCGGCAGCGCTCCGCCTTCTTCCGTGAAGGCCAGGGTGCAGAAGGGGAGGGGTACGCCCGCCGCGACGGCCTCCAGCGCCCGCCGCTCCTGTGGGCTGCCGATGATGGCGACCTCGGCGTGGGGGGCGTGCAGGAAGGCCGCCGCCTGCCACAGTCCGCCGAAGCCGCTGGCCGCCGCCAGCATGTCGCGGGCGAAGGTCTGCACCGTGCGCCGGGCCAGCGCCTCGGCCTCCGGCAGGGTGTAGTAGCGATCCATCCACAGGGCCAGCAGGGCGGCGGCCGCGTTGTCGCTGATCACCGCGCTGTCGAAGCCGGGCGCCTGCCGGGTCAGCAGCGGCTCGGCCCGCCCGCCCGAGGCCATGAAGGCGCCGGCCTCCTCGTTCCAGAAGTCGCGCACGACCACTGTCCACAGCTCGCGCGCCCACTCGAGGTGGGCCAGGTCGCCGCCCGCCTGGAACAGCGACACCAGGCCCAGCCCGACCAGCGCGTGATCCTCCAGCAGGCCCTCCACCCGCGCCTCGCCCCGCGCGTAGGTGTGGCGCAGGGTGCCGCCTTGCAGGCGCATCTGCCCGTGCAGAAAGGCGGCGGTCTGGCGGGCGACCTGCAGGTAGGCCGGCTCCTGCAGGATCCGGGCGGCGTCCGCGAAGGCCGCCAGGGCCAGCCCGTTCCAGGAGGTCAGCACCTTGTCGTCGGTGCCGGGCTGGGGCCGGGTCTGGCGCGAGGCGTGCAGGCGGGCTTTCAGGGCGTCCAGGCGTAAGCGCAGGGCCGCCCCGTCCGGGTCGCCGGAACCGCTCAGCTGGGCCGGGGTCTGGGCCACGAAGGGCACGCTGCGCTTCCCGAACTCCGGCCGGTGGGGATCGAGGAAATTGCCCTCCGCACTGAGGCCCAGGTGGCGCGTCAGCACTTCCGCGTCCTCCGGATCGCCCAGCACCTCCAGCACCTCGGCGGGTGTCCAGGTGAAGGTCAGACCCTCCACGCCGTCCGTGTCGGCGTCCTGGGCGGAGTAGAAGCCGCCCTCTGGGGAGCGCATCTCGCGCTCCAGATAGGCCAACACGCTGCGGGCGGCGTCGGCGAAGGTCTCGTCGTGGGTGAACTGGTAGGCGCGCAGCAGCGTGCGGGTCAGCTGGGCGTTGTCATAGAGCATCTTCTCGAAGTGGGGCACGCGCCACTCGGCGTCCACCGAGTAGCGGTGAAAGCCCCCGCCCAGCTGGTCGTGGATACCGCCCGCGAGCATGGCCCGCAGGGTGCCCAGCGCCATGTCGCGGCCGCCGGGCTGGGTCAGCAGGAAGTCCAGCGTGGTCGGGGCCGGGAACTTGGGCGCCCGGCCGAAGCCACCCCGCACGGGGTCGTACAGGCGGCGCAGGTTGTCCACGGCCCGCTCCAGCGCGCCCTCCGGCAGGTCGCCCTGGGCGGGGCGGGGCTGGCTGGCCTCGCGCACATGCTCGGTCAGGGCGCGGGCATTGCCCAGCAGCTTGCTCCGCTCGGTCGTCCAGGCGTTCACCACGGAGGCCATCACGCGCCCGAAGCTGGGCAGGCCGTGGCCGTCGCGCGGCGGGAAATACGTGCCGGCGTAGAAGGGTTCGGCGTCAGCGGTCAGGAACACGGTCATGGGCCAGCCGCCCTGACCGGTCATCGCCTGGGTGGCGGCCATGTACACCGCGTCCACGTCCGGCCGCTCCTCGCGGTCGACCTTGACGTTCACGAAGTGGGCGTTCATGTAGGCGGCGGTGGCCTCGTCCTCGAAACTCTCGTGGGCCATCACATGGCACCAGTGGCAGGTCGAGTACCCCACGGAGAGCAGCACCGGCACGTCCCGCTCGCGCGCCTGCTCGAAGGCGGCCGGGCTCCAGGGCTGCCAGTCCACCGGGTTGTCGGCGTGCTGGCGCAGATAGGGACTCGATTCGCTGGACAGGCGGTTCATGCCCTCCAGGCTAGCGTGGCCCCGCACGGGCCGGGCCAGGGGCGGGTGAACGCGGCCGCGCGTCGACTTCACACCTTTATGAGCCGTCCGAGGCGTCACACTGGAGCGCATGGAGCCGCCCGAGTCGAACGTATCCAGCCCCACCCCGTCCGGCACCATCCCTGCTGTGTCTGTCGAAACGGCCCCCATCGAACACCCCGTCCGGGTCCGCGCGGGGTTCTCCCTGACCTTTGAGGTGCCCTACCCCACGCCAATGCTGTTCGTGGTGCAGCCCCAGCAGCGCCTGAACGCGACCGGCACCCGCCAGCGCATCATCGACCAGCGCACCCTGGGCGCCGCCGAGGGCATCCACACCTACACCGACTCGCACGGCAACCTGGTCTGGCGCACGCTGGCCCAGCCCGGCACCTTCACCCTGGGCCACGACCTGATCGCCGAGGTCACGCGCCACCCGGATCCGCAGTTGCCGACCCTCCGCAAGATGCCGGTCGAGGAGCTGCCCGACGAGACCATCGCGTACCTGCTGCCCAGCCGCTACGTCGACAGCGATCTGGTCAGCGCCGAGGCCTGGGAGCGCTTCGGGCACATCCAGGGGGGCTGGGCGCAGGTGCAGGCCATCAGCGACTTCCTGTACGACGGGTGCGCCTACGGCTACGGCAGCACGTCGAGCACCACGGCCAAGCAGGCGCTGGACAGCAAGCGGGCCGTGTGCCGCGACTTCGCGCACATGGGCGTGGCCTTCTGCCGGGCCATGAACATCCCCGCGCGCTACGTGTGCGGCTACATGCCGGACATCGACATCACGCCCGACCCCGTGCCCATGGACTTCCACGCCTGGTTCGAGGCGTACCTGGACGGCCAGTGGCGCACCTTCGACGCCCGCCACAACAAGCCCCGCGTGGGCCGCGTGCTGATCGCGCAGGGCCGCGACGCCTCCGACGTGGCCTTCACGACCACCTTCGGCTCGGCGAAGCTCACGCACATGAAGGTCTGGGCCGATGAGACGGACAGCAGCAATACGCTGGATATTCCGCCGAACCCGCGCATTTTCTGAATCCGTTGTGGGGTGGTGGCGCAAAGCTTCCCTGCCCCTCAAACCAGAGGGCAGGGGGAGCAGCGCTGCGCTCGGCAAGGGATTTGACTGGTGCAGCGGATGTGGGATGGACGTTGACGTGTCCGGCCAGGGCGTCATCCTGACGTGACGCGGTAGGCCCGTGCGCTGTGCCTATGGGCGCGTGAGCCTATGTCAATGAGACAAGGAGAGTGGCTGGAACAGCTGCGGAGCAGAGGGGCCGCCCCTGAACGGTTGGGGCCACGTCCGGAGGGCCGGTGGCGGTGTTCGGTCAGTCGGTGGGCGGAACGCTCGTTTTAGCTGATCTCTTTTTTAGAGAGGAGTGTGCGCCTGACCCGTCGAAGGCCGTCGAGAAGGGTCAAAAACGCCAAACCTTCCTGATTCCTTTCTCCCTACATCCCTTACAGACCCTTCGCCACGAACTCTGCAGCCCTCGCGCCGATCATCATGCTCGTGGCGTTGGTGTTGGCGTGGATGACCTGCGGCATCACGCTGGCGTCGGCGACCCATAGACCCGGCACGCCGCGCACGGCCAGGTGGCGGTCGACCACGGCGCCCTCGCCGTCGCCCAGGGCGGCCGTGCCCGCCGGGTGGTACAGGGTCGCGCACTCCTGGCGGATGTGCTCGGCGATGGCCTCGTCGGACTCGGCCTGGGCGCCGGGCAGGGCCTCCCCGTCGGCCATCTCGGCGAGCGGCCCCACCGAGGCGATGTCGCGGGCCTGCCTCACGCCGGCCACCAGACTCTGGAGGTCACGCTCGTCGCTCAGGTACGCCGGGTCGATCAGCGGGGCGGCCAGGGGATCGCGGCTGGAGAGCGTGATACGGCCCCGGCTCTCCGGCGCCACCAGCACCGGGCCCACGGAGAAGTGGTGGCCGGGAGCGCGCTGGAAGCCGTGATCGCGGAAATACGCCGGGCCGAAGTGGAACTGGATGTCCGGGTCGCTCTGCTCCGTGTCCAGACCGGGCCGGGCGTGGCTGAAGGCGGACGCCTCGGCGATGTTGCTGCTCAGCGGCCCCTGGCGGTTCCAGGCGTAGCGGGCCAGGGCCTGCCACTCGGGCATGGCGTCCAGCGAGGCGCGGCGCGAGCGGAAGATGACCGGCGCGGCCAGATGATCCTGCAGCCCCTCGCCGACACCCACCACATCGGCCCTGACCGGAATGCCGTGGCGTGCCAGTTCCGCCCGTGGCCCGATACCCGAGAGCATCAGCAACTGCGGCGTCTGGATGGCCCCCGCCGCGAGCACCACGCCCCCCGCCGGGGCGTCCAGCGTGCGGCCCTGCCAGCGCAGGCGTACGCCCGCCGCCCGTGGGCCGTCCCACAGCAGTTCCAGCACGTGCGCGCCGGTCAGGATGGTGAGCCTGGGGTGCCCCAGCACCGGTTTCAGGAAGGCCCGGAAGGCGCTGTAGCGCTCGCCGCGTAAGTGGTTGCTCTCCAGGATGCCCGCGCCGCGCAGCTCGCCGTCGTTGAAGGTGCTGGCCTGCGGGATGCCCAGCGCCTGCGCCGCCGACTCGACGAAGGCGTGGCTCAGCTCGTGCGACTGGGCGCGGTGCCCGACGGGTAAGGCCCCCTCTACGCCGCGTGTGGCCGATTCGGCGCCCCGGAAGCGCTCCAGCCCCCGGAAGGCCGGCAGCACCTCGTCCCACGTCCAGCCCGGCCCCCAGGAGTCGAAGTCGCGCCGCGAGCCCCGGATGTAGATGGTGGCGTTGATGGCGCTGCTGCCGCCCAGCACCTTGCCGCGCGGCCAGTAGAAGCGTCGCCCGAGTGCGGCGGGCTGCGGCACGGTCTCGAAATTCCAGTCGAGGGCGCTGCGGAACAGTTTCGGGAAGGCGGCCGGTGCGCGGATCAGCGGATGGGTGTCCCGGCCGCCCGCTTCGAGCAGCAGCACCCGGAGGCCCGCGTCCAGCAGCCGGCGGGCGACCACGCAGCCGCCCGAGCCGGCCCCGACGACGATCACGTCTATCCGCGCGCCTGTGTGGCCCTTATTGGTCATGTGGGGCGAGTATAGGGGGCTGGTGCGGCCGCGGAGGCTCGGGCCGCTACACTTCCCCCCATGAGCGCCTCCTCATCCAGTTCGCTGCAGCCCGGTTCCGTGCCGCTTCCCCAGGGCTTCCGCGCCGCCGTGATGGCCGCCGGCATCAAACCCAGCGGCAAGACCGACCTGAGCGCCGTGGTGTCCGACACGGCCTGCACCTGGGCCTTCGCCGGCACCCGCAGCACCACCGCCGCCGCCTGCGTGACCCGCAACCGGGGCCTGTACGGGGGCGGCCAGAGCGTGCGTGCCCTGCTGGTCAACGCCGGCAACGCCAACGCCGCCACCGGCACGCGCGGCGCGGGCGACAACGAGGACATGGCCGACGCGCTGGGCAGCGTGCTGAACGTGGCGCCCGATCAGGTGCTGACCGCCAGCACCGGGATCATCGGCCACCTGCTGCCGATGGACCGGGTGCTGAGCGGCATCGAGCATCTGCCCGACGAGCTGGACACCGGTGCCGAGGCCTTCGCGCACGCCATCATGACCACCGACACGCGCGTGAAGCTCGCGCAGGCCACGCTGCGGGGCGGCGCGCGGCTGCTCGGCACCGCCAAGGGCAGCGGCATGATCCACCCCGACATGGCGACCATGTTCGCCTTCGTCTTCACCGACGCCGCCATCGGCCAGACCCAGCTGCGCGCCGCCTTCCCGGACATCGTGGCGCGCACCTTCAACGCGGTCACGGTGGACGGCGACACCAGCACCAACGACATGGCCGTGGTGTTCGCCAACGGGGCGGCCGGCGACGTGGACGAGGGTGAATTCCTGGAAGCGCTGGAGGGCGTGATGCGCGACCTGGCCCGGCAGATCGCCGCCGACGGCGAGGGCGCCAGCAAGCTCCTGACCGTGCGGGTCAGCGGCGCCCGCAGCGAGGCCGAGGCGCTGCAGGCGGCGCGCACCTGCTGCGTCAGTCCGCTGCTGAAAAGTGCTGTTCACGGCAACGATCCCAACTGGGGCCGGGTCATCATGGCGGTCGGCCGCTCCGGCGCCGCCGTGGACATCGAGCACCTGAAGGTCTCCGTGCAGGGCCATGCCGTCTTCGCCGGGCGGCCCCTGCCCTACGGGGACGCCGCCGTGAGCGACAGCATGAAGGCCGATGAAGTCGTGTTCGAGGTCGACCTGGGCGTGGGCGACGCCTCCGGGGAAGCCTGGGGCTGCGACCTGAGCGCCGAGTACGTGAGCATCAACGCGGATTACACGACCTGAGCGACGTGGATCTGCCCCCGTCTTGGCTGGGCAGGGGAGTCCTTCACCCTCCCTTGACCGCGCCTGAGCCACCGGCTCCACCGCGCTAGCGTGCGCCTATGCCCACCATGCCCCCGTCCGCGTTGGCGCGTCCGCTGGACTTCACGCACTCCTCGAACCGGGTGGCGGTGCTCGGCAGTCTGGGGGCGCTGCTGCTCGCCCGGCGCCGCACCGGCAGCTGGAAGGAGGCCGTGAACGTGGCCGGCGCCTGTTTCCTGGCCTGGGCCACGGCCCGCGAACTCGATCCGGATCATCCCTGGACGGCGAACCTGGCCCTGCCGCTGGCTTTCATGCTGGTCGTCCGGGGCGCGGCGAACCCGCTGCCCGCCGCCGGCACCATGAGCGGGTTGCGGATGCTGGCGGGCACGACCGGCGAGGCGCCCACCC
It encodes:
- the deoC gene encoding deoxyribose-phosphate aldolase, producing the protein MKLAPYIDHTLLKATATAADIRVLCAEAREHSFYAVCLNPVYVPLAKAELSGSDVKIATVCGFPLGAVSPAQKAAEAAMSVQAGADEVDMVIHIGAALANRWDEVEADVRAVREAIPAHVLKVIIETCYLTDEQKRGATEAAVRGGADFVKTSTGFGTGGATPADVRLMREVIAGRARIKAAGGVRTPADAAEMIEAGATRLGTSGGVALVAGDRAAGDRAGEGY
- a CDS encoding peroxiredoxin — its product is MTSPAVGTPFPDFTLQDAQGQPRQLSGYLGQYVVLYAYPKDDTPGCTKEACDFRDNALLKSHGAAILGISADDAESHQSFAEKYSLPFPLLSDPGAAYLESIGAYGDKNMYGKVVRGIKRQTFLIGPDGRLVKAWLAVQVEGHADAVAAAIEKDRAGGESPSRG
- the rpiA gene encoding ribose 5-phosphate isomerase A, whose protein sequence is MADLETLKKEAALRAVDLVQSGMRVGLGTGSTAKYAIEELGRRVQAGELTGIVGVATSEASDTLARQVGLRVEVLDPRALDIAIDGADEVAPNLDLIKGLGGALLREKLTEVQARRLIIIADHTKVVNRLGEKAPLPVEIAAFGFLSTIERLRAQLPGGRLRQPGAQPFLTDNGNYIYDAQLPGAIDPPTLERQLKGTLGVVDTGFFLGMAERAFVASPDGVSELTRP
- a CDS encoding thioredoxin domain-containing protein, with the translated sequence MNRLSSESSPYLRQHADNPVDWQPWSPAAFEQARERDVPVLLSVGYSTCHWCHVMAHESFEDEATAAYMNAHFVNVKVDREERPDVDAVYMAATQAMTGQGGWPMTVFLTADAEPFYAGTYFPPRDGHGLPSFGRVMASVVNAWTTERSKLLGNARALTEHVREASQPRPAQGDLPEGALERAVDNLRRLYDPVRGGFGRAPKFPAPTTLDFLLTQPGGRDMALGTLRAMLAGGIHDQLGGGFHRYSVDAEWRVPHFEKMLYDNAQLTRTLLRAYQFTHDETFADAARSVLAYLEREMRSPEGGFYSAQDADTDGVEGLTFTWTPAEVLEVLGDPEDAEVLTRHLGLSAEGNFLDPHRPEFGKRSVPFVAQTPAQLSGSGDPDGAALRLRLDALKARLHASRQTRPQPGTDDKVLTSWNGLALAAFADAARILQEPAYLQVARQTAAFLHGQMRLQGGTLRHTYARGEARVEGLLEDHALVGLGLVSLFQAGGDLAHLEWARELWTVVVRDFWNEEAGAFMASGGRAEPLLTRQAPGFDSAVISDNAAAALLALWMDRYYTLPEAEALARRTVQTFARDMLAAASGFGGLWQAAAFLHAPHAEVAIIGSPQERRALEAVAAGVPLPFCTLAFTEEGGALPVLEARPGGGRAYVCVNRACELPTQDEQVFRTQLEALARDQGLS
- a CDS encoding transglutaminase-like domain-containing protein; amino-acid sequence: MEPPESNVSSPTPSGTIPAVSVETAPIEHPVRVRAGFSLTFEVPYPTPMLFVVQPQQRLNATGTRQRIIDQRTLGAAEGIHTYTDSHGNLVWRTLAQPGTFTLGHDLIAEVTRHPDPQLPTLRKMPVEELPDETIAYLLPSRYVDSDLVSAEAWERFGHIQGGWAQVQAISDFLYDGCAYGYGSTSSTTAKQALDSKRAVCRDFAHMGVAFCRAMNIPARYVCGYMPDIDITPDPVPMDFHAWFEAYLDGQWRTFDARHNKPRVGRVLIAQGRDASDVAFTTTFGSAKLTHMKVWADETDSSNTLDIPPNPRIF
- a CDS encoding GMC family oxidoreductase, whose amino-acid sequence is MTNKGHTGARIDVIVVGAGSGGCVVARRLLDAGLRVLLLEAGGRDTHPLIRAPAAFPKLFRSALDWNFETVPQPAALGRRFYWPRGKVLGGSSAINATIYIRGSRRDFDSWGPGWTWDEVLPAFRGLERFRGAESATRGVEGALPVGHRAQSHELSHAFVESAAQALGIPQASTFNDGELRGAGILESNHLRGERYSAFRAFLKPVLGHPRLTILTGAHVLELLWDGPRAAGVRLRWQGRTLDAPAGGVVLAAGAIQTPQLLMLSGIGPRAELARHGIPVRADVVGVGEGLQDHLAAPVIFRSRRASLDAMPEWQALARYAWNRQGPLSSNIAEASAFSHARPGLDTEQSDPDIQFHFGPAYFRDHGFQRAPGHHFSVGPVLVAPESRGRITLSSRDPLAAPLIDPAYLSDERDLQSLVAGVRQARDIASVGPLAEMADGEALPGAQAESDEAIAEHIRQECATLYHPAGTAALGDGEGAVVDRHLAVRGVPGLWVADASVMPQVIHANTNATSMMIGARAAEFVAKGL
- the argJ gene encoding bifunctional glutamate N-acetyltransferase/amino-acid acetyltransferase ArgJ, which encodes MSASSSSSLQPGSVPLPQGFRAAVMAAGIKPSGKTDLSAVVSDTACTWAFAGTRSTTAAACVTRNRGLYGGGQSVRALLVNAGNANAATGTRGAGDNEDMADALGSVLNVAPDQVLTASTGIIGHLLPMDRVLSGIEHLPDELDTGAEAFAHAIMTTDTRVKLAQATLRGGARLLGTAKGSGMIHPDMATMFAFVFTDAAIGQTQLRAAFPDIVARTFNAVTVDGDTSTNDMAVVFANGAAGDVDEGEFLEALEGVMRDLARQIAADGEGASKLLTVRVSGARSEAEALQAARTCCVSPLLKSAVHGNDPNWGRVIMAVGRSGAAVDIEHLKVSVQGHAVFAGRPLPYGDAAVSDSMKADEVVFEVDLGVGDASGEAWGCDLSAEYVSINADYTT